CCCTGCGTGAGGGCGCCAAGGTGCTGGTCAAGCACGGCACCCGCACGGTCCAGGCGCTGGTCCGCAACGTCAGCGGCAAGCTGGACCTGGCCTCGTTCAAGCTCGAAGCCACGTCAAGCCTTGAGCTGAACGACATCGGCCACGCGCAGCTCCGGCTCGCCGCCCCGCTGCCGCTGGAGAACTACACGCACCACCGCCGCACGGGTGCGTTCCTCGTCATCGACCCGCTGGACGGCAACACGCTGGCCGCAGGGCTGGTCAAGGACCACCCTGGCGACCACGAGGACGAGCGGTACTCGATCTAGGTCCCGCACAAACAGCCCTGCCCCGCATGACCGGTGTTGTCCCACGCCGGTAATGCAGGGCAGAGCCGTTCCTGGCATGGGCCGGGTTTTCTGCTGCGTTCGACGGCGGCCCTTGCCTCGCCGCAGCGGCCCCACCATCATCATGAGTGGGAGGGATCGCCGTGGAACAGATCAGCAGCAAGCTCATCAACTGGGCCTCGATCCTGGATGACAAGACCCGCGAGCAGGCCCTGGCAACGTCGCGGCTGCCCTTCATTTACCCGCACCTGGCGCTGATGCCGGACGCGCACCTGGGCAAGGGCGCCACAGTGGGGTCCGTGATCCCTACCGAACGCGCGATCATTCCGGCAGCAGTGGGCGTCGACATTGGCTGCGGCATGATCGCCGTGAGGACCCAGTACACAGTGGCGGACCTCCCGAAGGACCTGAAGCGGCTGCGGGAGGATATCGAGCGTGCCATCCCGTTGTCCGCGGGGCACAACAACCGCGACGTCCAGGCCACCGCCGAACCACGCATCGCGGAGCTGCGGAAACTGGCAGCCGGGGCAGGCTTCAATCCCGCAGAGTACCTTGCGAAGTGGGAGCTCCAGCTGGGCTCACTCGGGTCCGGCAACCACTTCATCGAAGTCAGCGCGGATGAGGGCGATGCCATCTGGCTGTTCCTGCATTCGGGATCGCGGGGAGTGGGCAACAAAATCGCGCAGCACCACATCGGCGTGGCCCAGCGGGTGATCCAGAAAAAGGGGATCAGGCTTCCGGACGCTGACCTCGCCTACCTTGAGGAGGGCACGGGCGAATTCAGCCGCTACATCAAGGAACTGCGCTGGGCCCAGCATTTCGCCCTGCTTAACCGCGAGGAAATGATGGACAGGGTGATCACCCGGTTCAGCCGCTGGGTGGGCGGACCGGTACAGGAACGCGAGCGGATCAATTGCCACCACAATTTCACCGAGCTGGAGACGCACTACGGCAAGTCCGTGTGGGTGTCCCGGAAGGGGGCCATCAAAGCCGAGCACGGCGATCCTGGACTTATCCCCGGTTCCATGGGGACGGCGTCGTACGTGGTGGAAGGCCTCGGCAACCCGGCGTCTCTCAATTCCTCGCCGCACGGCGCCGGCCGGGAGTACTCGCGCAATGCCGCACGCAAGACGTTCTCCCTCGAGGAGCTGAAGAAAGCCATGCGGGGGATCGAGTTCCGCGCCAGCGAGGCGTTCATAGACGAGATCCCGGCCGCGTACAAGCCCATCGACCAGGTCATGCAGGACGCCGCGGACCTGGTCAAGGTACGCCACAAGCTGCGGCAGCTGGTCAACGTCAAAGGCAACTAGTCCGGCGAACCCAGCGAAGTCGCACGAGATTGGCGTCCCGAATGTGACGTCAGATGAACCCGCATGACCCCCCGTTTCCACTTCATTGAACCCCGTTTATGACAATCCCTATGGTGAGTCCATGACTAGTTCCAAGCCCGGGATGACCCGCATCGAGGCAGGCGAAAACGCAGTGCCCAGACGCAGGCGTGCCATCGAGGCCGGGCTGGCGATCGGACTCGTCCTGTTGATCGCAGTGGGGGCGGTAGTGGCTTCCACGATTTCGCGTCATGAGGACGCCCAGGCAGCGGCACCTGCGAACAACGCTGCGGCTGAGCTGAA
Above is a window of Arthrobacter pascens DNA encoding:
- a CDS encoding RtcB family protein, encoding MEQISSKLINWASILDDKTREQALATSRLPFIYPHLALMPDAHLGKGATVGSVIPTERAIIPAAVGVDIGCGMIAVRTQYTVADLPKDLKRLREDIERAIPLSAGHNNRDVQATAEPRIAELRKLAAGAGFNPAEYLAKWELQLGSLGSGNHFIEVSADEGDAIWLFLHSGSRGVGNKIAQHHIGVAQRVIQKKGIRLPDADLAYLEEGTGEFSRYIKELRWAQHFALLNREEMMDRVITRFSRWVGGPVQERERINCHHNFTELETHYGKSVWVSRKGAIKAEHGDPGLIPGSMGTASYVVEGLGNPASLNSSPHGAGREYSRNAARKTFSLEELKKAMRGIEFRASEAFIDEIPAAYKPIDQVMQDAADLVKVRHKLRQLVNVKGN